The Rosa chinensis cultivar Old Blush chromosome 7, RchiOBHm-V2, whole genome shotgun sequence DNA segment TCCCATATTTTGGAAAACTGGGCCTCTTATTCGAGTTTAGGATTACCTTGTGGGCTTGCGTATCTATAGTTTTTTGGTTTTAAGGCCaggtcatttttcttttttgaatggGGAAGATTGACAAGAGACTAGCTCCTTCttggttaattttatttattcttgGGGTAGCTTGTTCTCTTGTTTTGAGCTTATTCCAAAAAGGTAGGGAAGTTAGGGGTGTGCTTGGTGGTATACTCATGTTGGGGTGTACTTATTTTGTGTACTCTGTGTGATGGATTTTTCTGACCGCCCTTACGTGCAAGCCATTATTATACTGCTTGCTGAAATGCATAATAGATTTCATTTTCAAATCAAAAAAGCTAGAGAGGAGagtgaaaataaaaaaagttaaaaattttcATGTTCACTTTTTTAGTTTAACTTATAATAGCTAACATAGCTAAAGGGAAAGTTGAAAATTTGCTAGTTATATTAACTTTTAGACAATTTAGCTGAAGAAAATAACTGTTATTGTTGGAGATGCTTAAAAGtattagggatggcaatggggagggtagggtaagtggattaaattaccatctcatacccgacttcattaTCCATCCCCTTACTCGCCCCAATCCCCATAATAAGatactggggattccccgtccccgtcTCTATTGGGTATTACGTTCCCGTACCCACcccaatccccgttaacaatattattaatttattatataaaaatttatacaaatatttatggattgtaaaatatgaagttaaaatcaaagataaaaataaaataaatttcttatttcaatcaaggaaaattgacatgttgataaagattttttattaaaagaatcttctgtttttttttcaacatatttattaatagaataatataaaaaatatatatatgataaatatatattatatacatatatatatttcagataattcttattgggtgggtatgggtatggggatcaaaatatcatccccgCCCCGTACCCCATTTCATaattcgaatactggggatccccatccctgTTACCCGATTTCCCCAGAATTTCTCCccattagggtcgaatacccgatGGGTACCTTACCcaatggggatttttgccatccctaaaaGGTATATTTCTTCTACTAATTCAGAGTCCAACTTTAGCTCTTTAGCTgaattttatttcctttttccgCCAAAATTGGGATTAAAATGTCAGCTAAGCCACCGACCCTCTTTAATTTCTTTCATCCTCTATTCTTCCCAAAAACAAAGTCCAATTTATTTGCAAGtactctttcttctttttctttttttttcccgtcCTTTTTGTTGTGAAGGGGTTAGATATATAGCTATGATCAATCACATGCTAGGATATGGCTAATTTTTCCACAAGTATACATCAAAGTTACCAAATCTATTGGGGAAGTCAAGAACGACGGAGATGTTCAACAGTTCGAGACAAGGTTTTTCAACCACATAAGACGACTTAACCAGACACGAAAAAGCAAATCTTGGAAAAACGACGACTTTCATGACCATTGCTCTACACTTGACATATAAAGAAAAAGGAATGGAGACAAAATATTACCAAGATATGTTGTCGATTTTGTATTTCCCCAATTTAGTGCAAGATCTTTGCAAGGATCTGCTCCACGCGCATATGTAATTAGTTTTGCAAAGAAAGGTAATAAAATCACTAATTTGGAAATCTGTCAAGGACCCGTTTATGTATTCATAGCAGAAGAGTATAGAAACATGATACAACAGGAATAATAGCTTTAAATGATGGGGAAAAAAGGTCAAATTTCCAAATCATTAATGCCAAAACTTTACAAATAATATATGAACTTCATATAATCTGGATCTGATTCGTATCTACCATTGGCACTAATCTACCACTTGCGCATCATAACCCGGAAACAAATAATCTCCACTTTCCAATCAAGTACAAGTTAACTTAAAGTTGACATGAAACTAAGAGAATAATAAGATAATTACTCATctaaccaccacaggtggttgAGTTAataagagcctccaggtgtggaaccctcACATCCTGGTTCGAATCCtgccgacgcttattggagttaaatcctaatatattcttggtggccaggggggaggaagcgttctgacaagatctctcgagcacggattagtctctgggcctaaGAAGTCTTTAAGGACACCGTGTgattaacaaattaaaaaaaaaaaagataattacTCATCTCTAATTTAATATAAAATGGTCGACACTCTTTGTGAAAGATAAGAAACAGGATCCATGTACAACTATAAGTTTTAGTACTGTTGATCTAGTGTATATATTGTTGAAAAAAATATGGGACGGAATTCCtgtaaaataaaaacacaaaataatatgataatatcttgggaaataagaataatgatattgatgagaaaataaaataaagtaagaaaataatataatatatagatttttataTAGGAAAACTTATCGAGTCGAGGCGTGCAAGCGCACTGTCCTAAGAGAAGATTCGTCCCCTACTGCACAGGGTTGAAAGACGAACTTCCcccaagatacaacaactcttcGAGCTCCGTCGTGCAGCTAAGAAGCTCCATTGAACCTTAATCACCCGTGCACTCAAAACGGTGTATAAGtaaagtatgtatatgtatagtttgtaagaatatctttgGTAGAGGTATTTGGCTAGAGTAGTTGCATTATGGTGGATTATACCGTCATGTATATCCTCATTATCCGACAATCTAAACTCCCACACATGTGCATGTTTCATGCCTCACCATATGCCTTCCAACCATAGCCACATACCCTTATATAGGCCACATTACCATGACCATCAATAGCCTCATTAACCATATAACagtcaaataataatcatatatttaaaatataaaaccgttaaaccataaatagaaaaataaacacaaaataaaataacctccaaaataaataaataaataaataaaatatattttaattttaaatcataaaatttccaacatatatatatatatatatgttgaaagtttttggttttggggttTGAGAATTAACACTTTAGGGTTTAAAGATAGTAGACCCAAGTTGTAATTGAAGGTGAAGAGTAGGCAATCAATACATTTCATGATGGCTCCGATGATCTTAGTGTTGAAGGGACTGTTCTTGATGTTTTACTACCAAAATTTCAGAGCTGTATCTGATTCTGACAGCATGTTCGAAGAAGAGGCAATAATGTTGCTAGCCATATTGCGCAACATGCTTGCTCTTGTTGATGGTTTGTTTGGAAAATAGCACAGTTTAGCTCCTTATTTTTCATGATGTAATTGTGAGTTACTTCTTGTTCTCATGATGTAGTAGTCATGGTATATGTTTCTAGATCTACTAGCTacaattaattaataaatttatCAATCACATGCACGGTGCACCATTTGAAAATCTTTTCTTTGACATTTTATGTATGAACCGAAATGAACTAGATGTCGACACTACTTCTACCGACGGAGTACGTGCTCATACTACTATAAATAGGTGCCCGAGGCCCTTATAATTTGCACCATCTCTCAACTCCAGAAATCATGAGTTACTCAAAGTTGCTTCTGGTCTTGTTTGGATTTGTAGTTCTGATCACTCCATCTCTCTCGGAATACCATGACCAACCTAAGCCACCCACCACCCCCACTTACAAGCCCCCATCAGCTCCCGTTAAGAAACCACCACCCCCAATTTACAAGCCTCCTATGATCAAGAAGCCCACACCACCACAAAACAAGCCTCCAACCAAATTACCACCACCCCATCATTACAAACCAATTGTTCCTCCCAGAGAATTGAGGAGTCCACCGCCTTATAAGAAGCCATCACCGACTCTGCCACCTCCTGTTGTCGCCAAACCACCACCTCAACACAAGCCAACACCAGCTACTGGTCACTATCCGGGACACCCTCCATCGAAGAACC contains these protein-coding regions:
- the LOC112178253 gene encoding repetitive proline-rich cell wall protein 2-like, translating into MAPMILVLKGLFLMFYYQNFRAVSDSDSMFEEEAIMLLAILRNMLALVDVLITPSLSEYHDQPKPPTTPTYKPPSAPVKKPPPPIYKPPMIKKPTPPQNKPPTKLPPPHHYKPIVPPRELRSPPPYKKPSPTLPPPVVAKPPPQHKPTPATGHYPGHPPSKNPEHKHKPEGKVVPPPTPYKKPPRAYKPPHKPPTPPNHY